The stretch of DNA ATGATTCCAATGTACGCGGTTACCAAACGAATGCACATCTTCCCTTTCACCCAGATGGATCTGACGTAGTCGGATTATTAAGTCTTCGAAAGGCTAAATCAGGGGGATTTAGTAGTATTGTAAGTTCAATGGCTGTTTATAATGAAATTCTGGAGAAGTACCCAGAGTACCTTGAAATTCTTTATCGTCCATACTCCTTGGATCGTCGTGGTGAAGAAGCACCAGGAGAATCTCCAGTATATTCATCACCAGTCTATAGCTATTACAAGGGTAAATTAAGCTGCAGATATAATCGCGGATATGTCGAATCAGCACAAGCGAAAACAGGTATCCTTTTGTCAGAGGAAGAAATAGAAGCATATAACTTAATGGATTCTCTCCTTCATGATGATAACATGCATATCGATATGATGATGGAACCTGGTGATATGCAATTCGTAAATAATTATACTGTTCTTCATTCACGTACTGTATATGAAGATTATGAAGAACCCGAACGCAAACGTCATTTATTAAGATTATGGCTTACGATGCCAAATGGGCGAGAAATTGCGCCCGATTTCGCTATGTTTATTGATGAAAAAACAGGTAAAGCGGGTCGCGGGGGTATTCCTGTACGTGAAAAAACAGCTGGCGCAATTAGAAACACGAGGTAATGGTTTTAATAAATATCAGGTGTTTAAACATAGAAGATTTACCTTTACAAACCTTTTCATAAGAAGACGAATGGTTTCATGTTGATGGGAGAGCCTTGCAGATTTTTACGAAAAGATGTTCTTTAATTAGTAGAAAAGAAGGGGAGAATTTTACATTGAAAACACCAAAATATTCTTGGATTATATTATTAATTCTAGTTGCTTCCGGAATGGTCAACCAAGTTGATAAAATTATCATCGGTCTAGTTTCTGTTCCCTTAATGAAAGAATTACAGTTAAGTCCTTCACAATGGGGAGTTGTTGGAAGCTCATTCTTTTGGTTCTTTACCATATCCTCTTTAATTATTGGGGGGATGGCCGATTCCAAAAACACGAAAAAAATGTTTACTTGGATCATGGTTGTATGGTTGGCTGTTCAATTTACCACACCTTTTGTTTCCAGTCTGTCTTTATTAATGTTTTCAAGAATGATCTTGGGAGCAGGAGAAGGTCCAGCGATTGCTATATCAACTTCTATAATAGGAAAATGGTTCCCTAAACACAGACATGGTATAGGCTTTGGCGCTGTTCTCTTTGGAGCAACAATCGGGCCAGCAATTGCTTCTCCATTATTAATCTCCTTGATCAATCAATATGGATGGAGATCTGCTTTTATAACAATGGGAATTGTTGGATTTATTGTTCT from Neobacillus sp. CF12 encodes:
- a CDS encoding TauD/TfdA family dioxygenase; the protein is MPSILKEKIQGPVAWKGIDLTKDDSWIYYLSEKTIASLESALYFVEQKGLKAPDFKKEDFPIPDLSDEINYFIEELENGRGFLLIRGLPMERYTDEEASIIYWGLGVHLGIPVTQNANGEFLGHVVDQGLNINDSNVRGYQTNAHLPFHPDGSDVVGLLSLRKAKSGGFSSIVSSMAVYNEILEKYPEYLEILYRPYSLDRRGEEAPGESPVYSSPVYSYYKGKLSCRYNRGYVESAQAKTGILLSEEEIEAYNLMDSLLHDDNMHIDMMMEPGDMQFVNNYTVLHSRTVYEDYEEPERKRHLLRLWLTMPNGREIAPDFAMFIDEKTGKAGRGGIPVREKTAGAIRNTR